The Podospora pseudopauciseta strain CBS 411.78 chromosome 2 map unlocalized CBS411.78m_2, whole genome shotgun sequence genome has a window encoding:
- a CDS encoding uncharacterized protein (COG:A; EggNog:ENOG503NWX7): MAYTDDAVLSKLSALNETHESIATTAQWIMFHRRHAAQTVNLWLGKLKDLPPPKRLNMIYLANEVTQQSKARHKEDFIIAFAPIIAEATASAYKGANSEVQNKLRRVVDVWRDRSVFDRETIQGLYERMGELDKSRPTNNGGTFGGSGFHSSGPPVPSELMPLVAQHQAVTRSATPMKAALSNAQTEYEKVSDPATAQATALPLQAARLNGLLKNLANAEGAVAESLRTRKEMIRSLEKLLAENQNALQQEEAQMKLLSGRRTEIEHKKNQVEATILGGQVTKQEDRTSTEPEPPQFEALTPPPQSDADDEHVQSDPIKTEQNGNNGVPQQTPTFPVVAPGIEMLSSVAANYQAVPINGSNKKRKVAPSDDFPDLGNDGIDEDVKEMLRKDGQSA, encoded by the exons ATGGCATACACCGATGATGCCGTGTTGTCGAAGCTCTCGGCTCTAAACGAGACGCACGAGAGCATCGCAACGACAGCTCAGTGGATCATGTTCCACAG ACGCCATGCAGCCCAGACAGTCAACCTGTGGCTTGGTAAACTGAAGGACCTACCACCGCCCAAGAGACTCAACATGATTTATCTCGCCAATG AGGTGACTCAGCAGAGTAAGGCTCGCCACAAGGAGGATTTCATCATTGCCTTTGCCCCTATCATCGCCGAGGCCACGGCGTCGGCATATAAGGGTGCCAATTCCGAGGTTCAGAATAAGCTTCGCAGAGTTGTGGATGTCTGGAGGGATCGCAGCGTCTTTGACAGAGAGACTATCCAGGGCTTGTATGAGCGCATGGGAG AACTTGACAAATCACGCCCTACTAACAATGGCGGTACCTTTGGCGGCTCTGGTTTCCACTCGTCAGGCCCACCTGTTCCCTCTGAGCTCATGCCGTTGGTTGCTCAACACCAGGCCGTCACTAGAAGTGCCACTCCCATGAAAGCCGCTCTCAGCAACGCCCAGACAGAGTACGAGAAGGTTTCCGACCCAGCCACCGCACAGGCGACGGCACTGCCTCTTCAGGCGGCTCGTCTGAATGGGTTGCTCAAGAACCTGGCCAACGCCGAGGGTGCTGTCGCGGAGAGCCTGCGCACCCGAAAGGAGATGATCAGAAGCCTAGAGAAGCTTTTGGCCGAGAACCAGAACGCTCTccagcaggaggaggctcaGATGAAGCTGCTCAGCGGCCGCAGGACTGAGATTGAGCACAAGAAGAACCAGGTCGAGGCAACCATCCTTGGCGGCCAGGTCACCAAACAGGAGGATAGAACCTCTACCGAGCCCGAGCCTCCTCAGTTTGAGGCACTGacgccacctccccaaaGCGATGCCGACGATGAGCACGTTCAGAGCGACCCTATCAAAACCGAGCAGAATGGCAACAATGGTGTGCCTCAGCAGACCCCCACATTCCCAGTAGTTGCCCCGGGGATTGAGATGCTGTCTAGCGTTGCTGCAAACTACCAAGCTGTGCCTATCAACGGGTCCAATAAGAAGCGCAAGGTAGCGCCGTCGGATGACTTCCCGGATCTTGGAAACGATGGCATTGACGAGGATGTTAAGGAGATGTTGCGGAAGGATGGTCAGAGTGCCTGA
- the GAL83 gene encoding galactose metabolism-related protein (EggNog:ENOG503NZ3J; COG:G) — MGNSPSTSKPTSQSSSFQSNAPGSQNESPRSVRRDNKHPIPVQTHRVAAPPEHSLTQAQGTAVQPPSSSSNRPKSLQHRPRAASPPGYSTPSSSVTADRSTTVAKPVDVKQGIPGPSHEPAKPVAVPYSHNSPSSSRSPRSPRSEDIYESVVMPHSSLQDMSYMTRPPRLPLPIEEEVHTPGSPIISPADIGQPLEDVEELDSQGLVRPPSNVSNASVLEDDDPEGLLVDKNRPTVPTRLEWKRGGDKVYVTGTIFQWNRKTRLHPVEGRPGVYATTIDILPGTHHIRFLVDGQMQTSPDLPTTVDFGNNLVNYIEVNPDDLPSAAESGAAAAGAPAKDGQQTTERSQNPVSEEESNQQQPKASFRDCPPAELFAHKIPRYLLDFDLQEDAPQYNTACSAIEKLPMPPALPGFLGKPILNAATLIKDDNSVLNMPNHTVLNHLATSSIKNNILAVSATTRYKSKYVTTIMYKPTTTEGI, encoded by the exons ATGGGAAACAGCCCCTCCACATCAAAACCCACGAGCCAGTCGTCATCCTTCCAATCCAACGCCCCAGGAAGCCAAAATGAGTCTCCACGGTCCGTGAGGCGAGATAACAAACATCCGATTCCGGTACAGACTCACCGGGTCGCCGCCCCGCCCGAACACTCCCTCACCCAAGCCCAGGGCACCGCCGTCCAGCCACcgtccagcagcagcaaccggcCAAAATCACTGCAGCACCGACCCCGCGCCGCATCCCCCCCGGGTTATTCCACCCCGTCGTCCTCGGTGACGGCTGACCGCTCCACGACGGTTGCGAAGCCCGTCGACGTCAAGCAGGGCATACCCGGCCCCTCGCATGAGCCCGCCAAGCCCGTGGCTGTCCCTTATTCTCACAACTCGCCTTCGTCCTCGAGGTCGCCCCGCTCACCAAGATCCGAAGACATATACGAATCCGTCGTCATGCCGCATAGTAGCTTGCAAGATATGTCGTATATGACGCGCCCGCCGCGGCTGCCCCTCCCCATCGAGGAGGAAGTCCACACGCCCGGGTCGCCGATTATCTCGCCTGCCGATATTGGACAGCCATtggaggatgtcgaggagtTGGATTCGCAAGGGCTGGTGCGCCCCCCGTCAAATGTCAGCAATGCTTCggtgttggaggatgatgacccAGAGGGACTTTTGGTGGACAAGAATAGGCCGACGGTGCCCACGAGGTTAGAATGGAAGCGCGGAGGTGACAAGGTCTACGTTACGGGGACCATCTTTCAGTGGAATCGCAAGACGAGGTTACACCCGGT CGAGGGACGGCCAGGTGTATATGCGACCACGATCGACATTCTCCCCGGCACCCACCACATTCGATTCTTGGTAGATGGCCAAATGCAGACATCCCCCGACCTCCCAACAACTGTCGACTTTGGAAATAACCTTGTCAACTACATCGAAGTCAACCCAGACGacctcccctccgccgcgGAAAGTGGTGCCGCGGCAGCTGGAGCTCCGGCCAAGGACGGACAGCAGACGACTGAGAGGTCGCAGAACCCCGTCTCGGAAGAGGAGTCgaaccagcagcagccaaaagCCAGCTTCAGGGACTGTCCGCCAGCCGAGCTGTTTGCCCACAAGATCCCAAGATATCTCCTCGACTTTGATCTGCAGGAGGATGCGCCACAGTACAATACTGCCTGCTCGGCGATTGAGAAGCTCCCCATGCCACCAGCACTTCCCGGCTTCTTGGGCAAGCCGATTTTGAACGCGGCGACGCTGATCAAGGACGACAATAGCGTTTTGAACATGCCGAACCATACGGTGTTGAACCACTTGGCGACGAGCAGCATCAAGAACAACATTTTGGCAGTTTCAGCGACGACGAGGTATAAGAGCAAG TATGTGACCACGATCATGTACAAGCCCACGACGACAGAAGGGATTTag
- the tlg2 gene encoding t-SNARE affecting a late Golgi compartment protein 2 (EggNog:ENOG503NYTG; COG:U) — MWRDRTNLYISYRQSYAHHPAQRNRYGPSTVGERFGGSSGASTGVLFSADEDRRGLLSAGAYDVDDGDAVIEMDLLPPRWADVSDEVSEILADIAQKSQKLERLHQKHVLPGFNDEDTKKAEEREIEKLTQAITKGFHECHGCIQRIEQMVREGKQTGQMSKADETMAKNIQVNLATRVQEASSLFRKKQSNYLKKLKGMSGLISPMDQTSTSLSGGEPSLMESDADRTYSQATLQAATHQKLLHSNDAAIAQREREIEEIAQGIIDLANLFRDLQTMVIDQGTMLDRIDYNVESMSSDVKEAAKELKVAEGYQKKTIKRKIILLLLLLIAAVIILLVIKPKNHGAHHPAPHQARTIRGIPIHTWNGAYLEGLFDCLVDAPNKVPHQQRVYQAAYRAHTRIWRISPRSGLMLTPYYALMWGTFGASMYAMGRQVCGYKTWFGKN, encoded by the exons ATGTGGCGAGACCGCACAAATCT CTACATTTCGTACCGGCAGTCCTACGCCCACCACCCGGCACAACGAAATCGATATGGGCCATCCACCGTCGGCGAGCGCTTCGGCGGAAGCAGCGGCGCAAGCACAGGAGTGCTCTTCTCGGCAGACGAGGACCGCAGGGGGTTGTTATCTGCCGGAGCGTACGATGTGGACGATGGCGATGCCGTGATCGAAATGGACTTGCTTCCCCCACGATGGGCCGACGTGTCAGACGAAGTCAGCGAGATCTTGGCTGATATTGCGCAAAAGAGCCAGAAGCTGGAACGGCTGCATCAGAAACATGTGCTGCCGGGGTTCAACGACGAGGACACCAAAAAGGCCGAGGAAAGAGAGATTGAGAAGTTGACGCAGGCCATCACGAAGGGATTTCACGAATGCCACGGATGCATACAACGGATAGAGCAGATGGTTCGCGAGGGCAAACAGACGGGCCAGATGAGCAAGGCCGACGAGACTATGGCCAAGAATATCCAGGTGAACTTGGCCACCAGGGTGCAGGAAGCGAGTTCGTTGTTTAGGAAGAAACAGAGCAATTATCTGAAGA AACTCAAGGGCATGTCTGGACTGATAAGCCCGATGGACCAAACGTCGACATCATTAAGTGGGGGTGAACCATCTCTTATGGAATCTGATGCGGATAGAACTTATTCGCAAGCTACACTGCAGGCAGCTACACACCAGAAACTTCTCCACTCAAACGACGCTGCCATTGCGCAACGCGAGCGAGAGATTGAGGAGATCGCACAGGGCATCATCGACTTGGCGAATTTGTTCCGCGATTTACAAACGATGGTCATTGACCAGGGCACCATGCTGGACAGGATAGACTACAATGTCGAGTCCATGTCGAGCGACGTGAAAGAAGCTGCCAAGGAGCTCAAAGTTGCAGAAGGATATCAGAAGAAGACGATCAAGCGGAAGATCATATTACTTCTGTTGCTTCTAATCGCCGCGGTAATCATATTGCTAGTCATCAAGCCCAAGAACCACGGGGCTCACCACCCAGCCCCCCACCAAGCGAGGACGATTAGAGGGATCCCAATACACACTTGGAACGGCGCATATTTGGAGGGTTTGTTTGACTG TCTCGTCGACGCTCCCAACAAGGTCCCCCACCAGCAGCGGGTTTACCAGGCTGCCTACCGGGCTCACACTCGTATCTGGAGAATC AGCCCCCGCTCCGGCCTCATGCTCACCCCTTACTACGCCCTCATGTGGGGTACCTTCGGTG CCTCCATGTACGCCATGGGCCGTCAGGTTTGCGGTTACAAGACCTGGTTCGGCAAGAACTAA
- the SPT4 gene encoding transcription elongation factor spt4 (EggNog:ENOG503P572; COG:K; BUSCO:EOG09265BBJ), protein MSENYVAPGQQRYLRACMVCSIVMTHQRFRDEGCPNCEEFLHLQGSSEQIESCTSSVFEGLIAIADPTKSWIAKYNRLDGYVRGTYANKVLGQLPDEIRTMLEEEYRIQYIPRDGSATEAD, encoded by the exons ATGTCCGAAAACTACGTCGCCCCCGGCCAACAGCGCTACCTTCGCGCCTGCATGGTCTGCAGCATAGTCATGACCCATCAGCGTTTCCGAGACGAAGGCTGCCCCAACTGCGAAGaattcctccacctccaaggCTCCAGCGAGCAAATCGAGTCCTGCACCTCGTCCGTCTTTGAGGGcctcatcgccatcgccgacCCGACCAAGTCCTGGATAGCCAAATACAACCGCCTCGACGGCTACGTCCGCGGCACCTACGCCAACAAGGTCCTCGGCCAGCTGCCAGACGAGATCCGCACcatgctggaggaggagtataGGATTCAGTATATCCC GCGCGATGGTAGCGCTACGGAGGCGGACTGA
- the KAE1 gene encoding putative tRNA threonylcarbamoyladenosine biosynthesis protein kae1 (EggNog:ENOG503NV5V; COG:O; BUSCO:EOG0926347W), with the protein MTDLLKKPRRIALGCEGSANKLGIGIILHENDTSTVLSNIRHTFVSPPGTGFLPKDTAAHHRSFFVRIALQALRVANITIPDIDCICYTRGPGMGAPLTSVAIAARTLSLLWNKPLVGVNHCVGHIEMGRAITGASHPVVLYVSGGNTQVIAYAEQRYRIFGEALDIAVGNCLDRFARTLEISNDPAPGYNIEQLAKQGGRILLDLPYAVKGMDCSFSGILTRADELAAHMKSGGKGPDGEAFTPADLCFSLQETIFAMLVEITERAMAHVGSSQVLIVGGVGCNERLQEMMGTMAAERGGSVYATDERFCIDNGIMIAHAGLLAYETGFQTPIEESTCTQRFRTDEVLVKWRK; encoded by the coding sequence ATGACAGACCTCCTAAAAAAACCCCGCCGAATAGCCCTCGGCTGTGAGGGCTCAGCCAACAAACTGGGCATtggcatcatcctccacgAAAACgacacctccaccgtcctcTCCAACATCCGCCACACCTTCGTCTCCCCCCCCGGTACCGGCTTCCTCCCCAAAGACACCGCcgcccaccaccgctcctTCTTCGTCCGCATCGCCCTCCAAGCCCTCCGTGtcgccaacatcaccatcccagATATAGACTGCATCTGCTACACCCGCGGCCCCGGCATGGGCGCCCCCCTCACCTCGGTCGCCATCGCCGCCCGAACCCTTTCTCTCTTGTGGAACAAACCCCTCGTCGGTGTCAACCACTGCGTAGGCCACATCGAAATGGGCCGCGCCATCACCGGCGCCTCCCACCCCGTAGTATTGTACGTTTCCGGAGGCAACACCCAGGTCATAGCCTACGCTGAGCAACGCTACCGCATCTTTGGCGAAGCCCTCGACATAGCGGTAGGAAACTGTCTAGACAGATTCGCCCGAACACTAGAAATAAGCAACGACCCTGCCCCAGGGTATAATATCGAACAGCTCGCCAAACAAGGCGggcgcatcctcctcgacctccccTATGCAGTAAAAGGGATGGACTGCTCCTTCAGTGGGATCCTAACCCGGGCGGACGAGCTGGCGGCGCATATGAAGAGCGGGGGGAAAGGCCCAGACGGGGAAGCGTTTACACCCGCGGATCTGTGCTTTTCGCTTCAGGAAACGATTTTTGCCATGCTGGTCGAGATCACGGAACGGGCGATGGCGCACGTGGGGAGTTCCCAGGTTTTGATCGTGGGGGGTGTGGGCTGCAACGAAAGATTACAGGAAATGATGGGTACCatggcggcggagaggggggggagcgTCTATGCCACAGACGAGAGGTTCTGCATCGACAATGGGATCATGATTGCGCACGCTGGGCTGCTGGCATACGAGACTGGGTTCCAGACCCCCATCGAGGAAAGTACGTGTACCCAGCGGTTTAGGACGGATGAGGTGTTGGTAAAATGGAGAAAGTGA
- the LST8 gene encoding TOR complex subunit lst8 (BUSCO:EOG092638XA; COG:S; EggNog:ENOG503NTXM) yields MSVILCTAGYDHTIRFWEALSGICSRTIQHPDSQVNRLCISPDKRYLAAAGHHTVKLFDIRSTNPAPLLVFEGHTGNITGVAFHCEGKWMVTSSEDGTVKIWETRTGTIQRSYNHGSPANDVVIHPNQGEIISCDRAGSIRLWDLAENTCSHQLIPEEDVSVTSVTVATDGTLLCAANTVGNVFVWRLEQQYERTTLVPLTQFSAHSSHYITRILLSPDVKKLATCSADHTAKIWEVKEMEPQGPDSEPRPFPLEATLTGHQRWVWDCAFSADSAYLVTACSDHYARLWELHSQQIIRQYNGHHRGAVCVALNDYSEAR; encoded by the exons ATGTCCGTTATTCTATGCACCG CGGGTTACGACCACACAATACG ATTCTGGGAAGCTCTATCAGGCATCTGCTCCCGAACAATCCAACATCCTGATTCGCAGGTCAACCGACTCTGCATCTCACCAGACAAGCGCTACCTCGCTGCTGCCGGCCACCACACCGTAAAGCTTTTCGATATCCGATCGACCAACCCTGCGCCACTTCTCGTCTTCGAGGGCCACACGGGCAACATCACAGGTGTTGCATTCCACTGCGAGGGAAAATGGATGGTCACGAGCTCTGAGGATGGAACcgtcaagatctgggagaCGAGGACTGGCACAATACAGCGCAGCTACAACCATGGATCCCCTGCGAATGACGTCGTAATTCATCCCAACCAGGGTGAAATCATCAGCTGTGACCGGGCTGGCAGCATCCGACTGTGGGATCTGGCCGAGAATACCTGCTCACACCAACTAATCCCAGAGGAAGATGTGTCTGTGACAAGTGTCACCGTGGCAACCGATGGGACCCTTCTCTGCGCCGCAAACACTGTT GGAAATGTCTTCGTCTGGCGACTCGAACAGCAGTATGAGCGCACCACTCTTGTACCCCTAACCCAATTCTCAGCACACAGCAGTCACTACATCACCCGCATTCTCCTCTCGCCCGACGTCAAGAAATTGGCAACATGCAGCGCGGATCATACCGCAAAGATCTGGGAGGTCAAAGAGATGGAACCCCAGGGTCCAGATAGTGAACCACGACCGTTCCCTCTCGAAGCCACACTCACTGGCCACCAAAGATGGGTTTGGGACTGTGCCTTCAGCGCCGATAGTGCGTACCTCGTCACTGCATGCAGCGATCATTACGCTCGCCTTTGGGAGCTTCACAGTCAACAAATCATCAGACAGTACAACGGCCACCATCGTGGCGCCGTCTGCGTGGCCCTCAATGACTACTCGGAGGCCAGATAG
- the clc1 gene encoding Clathrin light chain (BUSCO:EOG09264XOC; EggNog:ENOG503P0SF; COG:U) produces MADRFPSLEDFDSGAQTGVQDASEVPTTSNFLEREKAILGDDANQFATVEDAGFDEDDDDLLGGGISATGNNSAAFDSQFPDITSPNEGLTPPAGTTTITGPSVSYNSGYNAYAQEEEEEPQVIKEWREKRDAGNAKRAEQFAQQRAETVKEAQQNIDDFYENYNNKKEKTIAQSRKEAEQFLASREDTTSGGTSWERIAKIVDVSGKGAKGGASGSGKERFRELLVSLRKDEKAPGAEGY; encoded by the exons ATGGCTGACAGATTCCCATCGTTGGAGGACTTCGACTCCGGCG CCCAGACCGGCGTCCAGGATGCCTCCGAGGTTCCCACAACCAGCAACTTCCTAGAGCGCGAGAAGGCCATTCTCGGTGACGACGCCAACCAGTTCGCGACAGTCGAGGATGCCGGCttcgacgaggatgacgacgacctgCTAGGAGGCGGCATCTCTGCCACCGGCAATAACAGTGCTGCGTTTGATAGCCAATTCCCTGACATCACCAGCCCAAATGAG GGCCTCACACCCCCCGCcggaaccaccaccatcaccggtCCCTCCGTCAGCTACAACTCCGGCTACAACGCTTACGcccaagaggaggaggaggagccccAAGTGATTAAGGAGTGGAGGGAGAAGCGGGACGCCGGCAACGCCAAGCGGGCAGAGCAGTTCGCCCAGCAGCGCGCCGAGACGGTCAAGGAGGCCCAGCAGAACATCGATGACTTCTACGAGaactacaacaacaagaaggagaagaccaTTGCCCAGTCAAGGAAGGAGGCTGAGCAGTTCCTGGCCAGCCGTGAGGACACCACATCGGGCGGCACCAGCTGGGAGCGCATCGCCAAGATCGTCGATGTGAGCGGCAAGGGTGCGAAGGGTGGTGCTTCGGGCTCTGGCAAGGAACGATTCAGGGAGTTGCTGGTCAGCTTGCGCAAGGACGAGAAGGCCCCCGGTGCTGAGGGTTATTAA
- the CMD1 gene encoding calmodulin (EggNog:ENOG503NVWG; COG:T): MADSLTEEQVSEFKEAFSLFDKDGDGQITTKELGTVMRSLGQNPSESELQDMINEVDADNNGTIDFPEFLTMMARKMKDTDSEEEIREAFKVFDRDNNGFISAAELRHVMTSIGEKLTDDEVDEMIREADQDGDGRIDYNEFVQLMMQK; encoded by the exons ATG GCCGACTCTCTCACAGAGGAGCAGGTTTCTGAGTTCAAGGAggccttctccctcttc GATAAGGACGGTGATG GACAAATCACTACTAAGGAGTTGGGCACCGTTATGCGTTCGCTGGGACAGAACCCTTCCGAGTCAGAGCTCCAGGATATGATCAACGAGGTCGATGCGGACAACAATGGCACCATCGATTTCCCAG AGTTCCTTACTATGATGGCTAGGAAGATGAAAGATACAGACTCCGAGGAGGAAATCCGTGAAGCTTTCAAG GTGTTCGATCGCGATAATAACGGCTTCATCTCGGCTGCCGAGTTGCGTCACGTCATGACCTCCATTGGCGAGAAGCTCACCGAcgacgaggttgatgagatgaTCAGGGAGGCTGATCAAGACGGTGATGGTCGCATTGACT ATAACGAGTTCGTGCAGCTCATGATGCAGAAGTAA
- the APL4 gene encoding clathrin associated protein complex large subunit (COG:U; EggNog:ENOG503NU8A): MSSLKQFIRNVRAAKTIADERAVIQKESASIRASFREESADHGVRRNNVAKLLYLFTLGERTHFGQIECLKLLASPRFADKRLGHLATSLLLDENQEVLTLVTNSLQNDLQHSNQYVVGLALCTLGNIASVEMSRDLFSQIENLISTANPYIRRKAALCAMRICRKVPDLQEHFIEKASQLLSDRNHGVLLCGLTLVNSLCEADEAEGGEEGIVDKFKQFVPALVRILKGLASSGYAPEHDVTGITDPFLQVKLLRLLRVLARNDAQVTEQINDILAQVATNTDSSKNVGNSILYEAVRTILDIEADSGLRVLGVNILGKFLTNKDNNIRYVALNTLVKVVAIDTNAVQRHRNTILECLRDPDISIRRRALDLSFTLINESNVRVLIRELLAFLEVADNEFKPTMTTQIGVAADRYAPNKRWQFDTMLRVLSLAGNYVKEPILSSFVRLIATTPELQTYAVQKLYANLKKDITQESLTQAGAWCIGEYGDALLRGGQYEEEELVKEVKEHEIVDLFSTILSSSYGTQVTTEYVITALVKLTTRFSEPAQIERIRRLLQNHQTSLDVEVQQRAVEFSNLFSYDDIRRGVLEKMPPPQIKESSRVLGEAAKKTKKADNRKSKSLKPKEEDLLFDLMGDSGPSAPSPVNGTQNADLLADILGGASAPAPTGSSPAPAQSNVASIMDLFSQGPTSTPPPGPAAATPPPSAALFSMDAVPAPQAAAAPAAPVGHPCYDNNGLNVTIQTQRNAEGTVQAIARFKNTSGAPLSNVGLQAAVPKSQKLQLLSISSTDVAHGAEATQMMRVAGCKGPLRLRLKIGYTHPAGGQVMDVVAWQEPA; encoded by the exons ATGAGCTCCC TCAAGCAGTTCATCCGCAACGTACGCGCCGCGAAGACCATCGCCGACGAAAGAGCCGTCATTCAGAAAGAAAGCGCATCCATCCGTGCCAGCTTCAGGGAAGAGAGCGCAGACCACGGTGTCAG GCGGAACAATGTGGCCAAGCTACTCTACCTCTTCACGCTTGGCGAGCGCACTCATTTCGGCCAGATTGAGTGCTTGAAGCTTCTCGCATCACCTCGTTTCGCCGACAAGCGGTTAGGGCATTTGGCAACAAGTTTGTTGCTGGACGAGAACCAGGAGGTTCTCACCTTGGTCACCAACTCTCTCCAAAA TGACCTGCAACATTCTAATCAATACGTGGTCGGTCTTGCCTTGTGTACTCTCGGAAACATCGCCTCGGTCGAAATGTCGAGAGATTTGTTCAGTCAGATCGAGAACCTGATATCCACCGCGAACCCCTATATTCGACGAAAAGCAGCCCTCTGCGCCATGCGGATTTGTCGAAAAGTACCAGACCTACAAGAACACTTTATCGAAAAGGCGAGCCAGCTTCTGTCCGATAGGAATCACGGCGTGCTGCTCTGCGGCCTGACCTTGGTCAACAGTCTTTGCGAGGCTGACGAAGCcgagggcggtgaggagggaaTTGTCGACAAGTTCAAGCAGTTCGTCCCTGCTCTCGTGAGGATTCTGAAGGGGCTGGCATCCTCGGGATATGCCCCTGAGCACGACGTCACTGGAATTACAGACCCCTTCTTGCAGGTCAAGCTTCTGCGGTTGCTTCGTGTTTTGGCCCGCAATGATGCCCAGGTAACAGAACAGATCAACGATATTCTCGCGCAGGTCGCGACCAACACCGACTCTTCCAAGAATGTTGGAAACTCGATTCTCTACGAGGCGGTACGGACGATTCTAGATATCGAGGCGGACTCTGGCTTGCGTGTTCTGGGTGTGAATATTCTGGGAAAGTTCTTGACGAACAAGGATAACAACATTCGCTACGTCGCGCTGAACACCTTGGTCAAGGTGGTGGCCATCGATACCAACGCCGTACAGAGACATCGGAATACTATTTTGGAGTGTCTGAGGGATCCCGATATCAGCATCAGGAGAAGAGCCTTGGACCTCAGCTTTACCCTCATCAACGAGAGCAATGTTCGGGTTCTGATTAGGGAACTGTTGGCATTCTTGGAGGTGGCTGATAACGAGTTTAAGCCAACCATGACCACCCAAATTGGCGTCGCTGCGGACCGTTATGCACCAAACAAGAGGTGGCAATTCGATACCATGTTGCGCGTGCTGAGCTTGGCGGGCAATTACGTGAAGGAGCCGATCTTGTCGTCCTTCGTTCGTCTTATCGCCACAACCCCTGAGCTTCAGACGTATGCCGTACAAAAGCTTTACGCGAATCTCAAAAAGGACATCACACAGGAGAGCTTGACACAAGCCGGTGCTTGGTGTATTGGTGAGTATGGCGATGCTCTGCTCCGTGGTGGTCAgtacgaggaggaggaattggtgaaggaggtcaaggagcaCGAAATCGTTGATCTCTTCTCCACCATTCTTAGCAGCAGTTATGGTACTCAGGTTACCACCGAGTATGTGATCACAGCCTTGGTCAAACTCACGACCAGATTCTCCGAGCCAGCACAGATCGAACGGATACGGCGCCTGTTGCAAAACCACCAGACAAGTTTGGACGTCGAGGTGCAACAACGTGCGGTTGAGTTCAGCAACCTGTTTTCATACGACGACATTCGCCGTGGTGTGCTCGAGAAGATGCCGCCTCCTCAGATCAAGGAATCATCACGAGTACTTGGCGAAgcggcgaagaagacgaagaaggcAGACAACAGGAAGTCCAAGTCTCTCAAGCCGAAAGAGGAGGATCTTCTTTTCGACCTCATGGGCGATAGCGGACCATCGGCCCCGTCGCCAGTCAATGGCACTCAGAACGCGGATTTACTTGCGGATATTCTTGGAGGAGCCAGCGCCCCGGCTCCTACCGGCTCTTCGCCAGCTCCGGCACAGTCCAATGTGGCCTCGATCATGGATCTCTTTTCGCAAGGACCAACGTCCACGCCACCTCCCGGCCCGGCTGctgccacccctccacccagcgccgccctcttctccatgGATGCTGTCCCAGCACCACAGGCGGccgctgctcctgctgcccCAGTTGGACACCCATGCTACGACAACAACGGCCTGAACGTGACTATCCAGACACAAAGAAACGCGGAAGGTACAGTTCAGGCCATCGCCAGATTCAAGAACACGTCTGGGGCCCCTCTCTCCAATGTTGGGCTGCAGGCTGCTGTGCCAAAATCACAGAAGTTGCAGTTACTCAGCATTTCATCGACAGATGTGGCGCATGGTGCTGAGGCCACACAAATGATGAGGGTAGCAGGTTGCAAGGGG CCTCTGCGGTTGCGCTTGAAGATTGGGTATACTCACCCCGCGGGGGGACAGGTAATGGATGTGGTTGCTTGGCAGGAGCCTGCTTAA
- a CDS encoding uncharacterized protein (EggNog:ENOG503P84R): protein MSPILARLAARNVAFRGVQQQQRTFSVYKSLRQFARSFEHAPFERLPVSTNSAAADWGRQIKRVGKQGAVYFPAIGMILGWPYLAASGLDGRV from the exons ATGTCTCCCATCCTTGCCCGCCTCGCCGCCCGCAACGTCGCCTTCCGCGGTgttcagcagcaacagagaACCTTCTCCGTCTACAAGTCCCTCCGGCAGTTCGCCCGCTCCTTCGAGCACGCCCCCTTTGAGCGTCTGCCCGTCTCGACCAactctgccgccgccgactgGGGGAGACAGATCAAGAGGGTTGGAAAGCAGGGTGCTgt TTACTTCCCTGCCATTGGCATGATCCTCGGGTGGCCATACCTTGCTGCTTCGGGTCTTGATGGTCGTGTTTAa